The Amycolatopsis sp. QT-25 genomic sequence GCATCCGCTTCGCGCGCTGAGCGCCGACGCGGTAGACCCACATCCCGGTCGTCGGGCAGCCCCACACCTGTGCGGGTGGATAGCCGATGCGCGCGTCGGCCGCCATGATCAGCACGTCGCACGACAGCGCGAGGTCGCTGCCGCCGGCGATCGCGTGCCCCTGCACCTGGCAGATGACGGGTTTCAGCGACCGCCACAGGCTGAAGAAGTCGTCGGTGTCGCGCTTCATCACCCGGTAGTCCTTGACCGGATCCCAGACCGGCCCCTGGTTCCAGCGGCCTTCGGCGTCTTCCTCCGCGAACTGCTTGAGGTCGTATCCGGCGCAGAAGGAGCGTCCTTCGCCGCGCATCACGATCACGCGGACCGCGTCGTCCTGGTTCGCCCGTTCCACGGCCTGCCGGATCTCGCCTGGCATGACGTCGGTGATCGCGTTGAGCCGCTCGGGGCGGTTCAGCGTCAGGTAGGCCTTCCGGTACTCGACGCGGTAAGTGAGCGTCTCAAACGCCATCGGAGCCGCCCAGC encodes the following:
- a CDS encoding crotonase/enoyl-CoA hydratase family protein, whose protein sequence is MAFETLTYRVEYRKAYLTLNRPERLNAITDVMPGEIRQAVERANQDDAVRVIVMRGEGRSFCAGYDLKQFAEEDAEGRWNQGPVWDPVKDYRVMKRDTDDFFSLWRSLKPVICQVQGHAIAGGSDLALSCDVLIMAADARIGYPPAQVWGCPTTGMWVYRVGAQRAKRMLLTGDTIDGVTAADRGLALEAVEPVRLEAAVEEMADRMAGVPTNQLVMQKLMINQAYDDMCLSGTQTLATLFDGITRHTPEGRWFREFAERDGFPEAVAYRDSGQVIPDGGGPLPENEESRRSS